In Candidatus Methylacidiphilales bacterium, one genomic interval encodes:
- a CDS encoding DUF488 domain-containing protein, whose amino-acid sequence MTLINPIFTIGHSTHTGDAFLELLNKHNIDVVADVRSFPHSRFNPQFSKENLESNLRKHRIRYVFLGKELGGRPQDPSCYVKGQVLYERIAQTPLFRAGIERVKKGANKYRIVLMCAEKDPINCHRTLLVARYLAEEGAQVIHIHPDGNLEPHEVAMSRLAKLLNTPEESLFQFKDEIAAAIAKQEKRIAYRTSHTA is encoded by the coding sequence GTGACGCTTATAAATCCTATCTTTACAATCGGCCATTCTACGCATACCGGCGATGCTTTTCTCGAGCTCCTAAACAAGCACAATATTGATGTCGTCGCAGACGTTCGTTCATTCCCCCATAGCCGTTTTAATCCTCAATTTAGCAAAGAAAATCTAGAAAGTAATTTACGGAAGCATAGGATACGATATGTGTTTCTTGGCAAGGAACTGGGCGGTCGTCCCCAAGATCCGTCATGCTACGTCAAAGGTCAGGTTCTCTACGAACGTATCGCTCAGACTCCCCTCTTTCGTGCCGGTATTGAAAGAGTAAAAAAAGGCGCAAACAAATACCGCATTGTATTAATGTGTGCAGAAAAAGACCCTATAAACTGTCACCGCACATTACTCGTAGCGAGATACCTCGCAGAAGAAGGCGCCCAAGTAATACATATTCACCCAGACGGTAATCTTGAACCTCATGAGGTTGCAATGTCCCGTTTGGCAAAGCTTCTGAACACCCCAGAAGAGAGCTTATTTCAATTCAAAGATGAAATAGCTGCTGCAATCGCAAAACAAGAAAAACGCATAGCCTACCGAACGTCTCACACAGCATGA
- a CDS encoding DUF488 domain-containing protein: MKIYTIGFTHKDARKFFNLIRNSGTKRLVDVRLNNVSQLAGFAKKQDLEFFLKELCGIDYVHVPDLAPTQALLKAYKNKEISWDEYEKRFLELMETRKIEDHVSKEIISDGCLLCSEDQPHHCHRRLVAEYLKYHWGDIEIVHLA; this comes from the coding sequence ATGAAAATATATACTATCGGATTTACCCACAAAGATGCGCGTAAATTCTTTAACTTAATTCGAAATTCTGGAACTAAGCGCCTTGTCGATGTGCGGTTGAATAATGTCTCACAGCTTGCGGGCTTTGCCAAAAAACAGGACCTGGAATTTTTTCTAAAGGAATTATGCGGGATAGATTACGTGCATGTTCCTGACCTAGCCCCAACGCAAGCTTTGCTTAAAGCATACAAAAATAAAGAGATCTCTTGGGACGAATATGAAAAACGTTTTCTCGAACTCATGGAGACCCGCAAGATTGAGGATCACGTATCGAAAGAAATTATATCTGATGGTTGTCTGCTATGCAGCGAGGATCAGCCTCATCACTGCCACCGTCGCTTAGTCGCTGAATACTTGAAATACCACTGGGGCGATATAG